In Kineococcus sp. NBC_00420, a single genomic region encodes these proteins:
- a CDS encoding DUF3105 domain-containing protein has protein sequence MAGSTSGEPPRNSASDRAARVAAMQRQEKAHARRRRAVVIAIPTVVVLAAAGAVTAVLVNRPSPPSLDAVKTYSYKGGVHVSDPVTYAEDPPVGGSHFDRWLNCGVYNAPVQNENAVHSMEHGAVWITYRPDLPAAQVDQLKNDVADETYTVLSPYEGLPAPIVLSAWNHQLPVQSADDPRIGAFLSEYVQGAQTPEPGALCSNGVGTPTG, from the coding sequence ATGGCCGGCTCGACCTCCGGGGAGCCCCCACGGAACTCCGCCAGCGACCGCGCCGCCCGCGTCGCCGCGATGCAGCGCCAGGAGAAGGCCCACGCACGACGCCGCCGGGCGGTGGTCATCGCGATCCCGACCGTCGTGGTCCTCGCCGCCGCGGGCGCCGTGACGGCCGTGCTGGTGAACCGGCCCTCCCCGCCCTCGCTGGACGCGGTGAAGACCTACTCCTACAAGGGGGGTGTCCACGTCAGTGACCCGGTCACCTACGCGGAGGACCCGCCCGTCGGGGGCTCGCACTTCGACCGGTGGCTCAACTGCGGGGTCTACAACGCCCCCGTCCAGAACGAGAACGCCGTCCACAGCATGGAGCACGGCGCCGTCTGGATCACCTACCGCCCGGACCTGCCCGCCGCCCAGGTCGATCAGCTGAAGAACGACGTCGCCGACGAGACCTACACGGTGCTCTCGCCCTACGAGGGCCTGCCGGCGCCGATCGTGCTCTCCGCGTGGAACCACCAGTTGCCGGTGCAGAGCGCGGACGACCCCAGGATCGGCGCGTTCCTCTCCGAGTACGTCCAGGGCGCACAGACCCCGGAGCCCGGCGCGTTGTGCTCCAACGGCGTCGGGACGCCGACGGGCTGA
- a CDS encoding DUF305 domain-containing protein: protein MRALSARTVLLGLVALLLALVLGIIAGRALPTAPGANSVDVGFARDMATHHSQAVSMAYTAIEAAPSPEVRLLAVDIASTQGNQAGRMQQLLISWHQPISGSGTAVMAWMAGTDLHARHVVEQRQGRIMPGMATPAEMARLNSETGETFEVDFLQLMLRHHTGGIEMARYGADHATTDEVRDLAGAIVTSQTSESQLLESYLAARGASPLPAASAVTS, encoded by the coding sequence ATGCGAGCGCTCTCCGCCCGGACGGTGCTGCTCGGCCTGGTCGCGCTGCTGCTCGCGCTGGTCCTGGGGATCATCGCGGGCCGGGCCCTGCCGACCGCGCCGGGGGCCAACTCCGTCGACGTCGGTTTCGCCCGCGACATGGCGACCCACCACTCCCAGGCGGTCTCGATGGCCTACACGGCCATCGAGGCGGCCCCGAGCCCCGAGGTGCGCCTGCTCGCCGTGGACATCGCCTCCACCCAGGGCAACCAGGCGGGCCGGATGCAGCAGCTGCTCATCAGCTGGCACCAGCCGATCTCCGGCTCCGGCACAGCCGTCATGGCGTGGATGGCGGGCACCGACCTGCACGCCCGTCACGTCGTCGAGCAGCGGCAGGGGCGGATCATGCCCGGCATGGCGACCCCGGCGGAGATGGCCCGGCTGAACTCCGAGACGGGGGAGACCTTCGAGGTCGACTTCCTCCAGCTCATGCTGCGCCACCACACCGGCGGCATCGAGATGGCCCGCTACGGCGCCGACCACGCCACCACCGACGAGGTCCGCGACCTCGCCGGCGCCATCGTCACCAGCCAGACCTCGGAGTCGCAGCTCCTCGAGAGCTACCTCGCCGCCCGCGGCGCGTCACCCCTGCCGGCCGCCTCGGCGGTGACCTCGTGA
- the typA gene encoding translational GTPase TypA: MPLSTREDLRNVAIVAHVDHGKTTLVDAMLWQSGAFRANADVNERVMDSGDLEREKGITILAKNTSVRYNGPGSPEGGMTINIIDTPGHADFGGEVERGLSMVDGVVLLVDASEGPLPQTRFVLRKALAAGMPVVILVNKVDRPDARISAVVEETIDLLLDLGGDVEGIDVERLLEVPVVYASAKNGRASLNQPEDGGLPDHEDLVPLFQTIIDTIPAPVYDPETPLQAHVTNLDASPFLGRLALLRIFSGELIKGQQVAWCKHDGTIERVKITELLVTEAVTRVPGEKAGPGDIVAVAGIPDITIGETLADPDDPHPLPLITVDEPAISMTIGINTSPMAGRVKGAKVTARLVKDRLEKELVGNVSIRVLPTERPDAWEVQGRGELALAILVEQMRREGYELTVGKPQVVTRKDENGKTLEPFENLTIDSPEEYLGAITQLLAARKGRMETMTNHGTGWVRMEFYVPSRGLIGFRTEFLTDTRGTGIAHALFAQYDHWAGEIRTRQSGSLVADRAGAATAFAMTNLQERGQMFIEPTSEVYEGMIVGENSRADDMDVNITKEKKLSNMRSSTSDEFERLVPPRHLSLEQCLEFCREDECVEVTPESVRIRKVVLEANMRAKTASKAKKA; the protein is encoded by the coding sequence ATGCCCTTGAGCACCCGCGAAGACCTGCGCAACGTCGCGATCGTCGCCCACGTCGACCACGGAAAGACGACGCTCGTCGACGCGATGCTCTGGCAGTCCGGCGCCTTCCGCGCCAACGCCGACGTCAACGAGCGAGTCATGGACTCCGGTGACCTCGAGCGCGAGAAGGGCATCACGATCCTCGCGAAGAACACCTCGGTCCGCTACAACGGCCCGGGGTCGCCCGAGGGCGGCATGACCATCAACATCATCGACACCCCCGGCCACGCCGACTTCGGTGGTGAGGTCGAGCGCGGCCTGTCGATGGTCGACGGTGTCGTCCTGCTCGTCGACGCCTCCGAGGGTCCGCTGCCGCAGACCCGCTTCGTGCTGCGCAAGGCGCTCGCGGCCGGCATGCCCGTCGTCATCCTCGTCAACAAGGTCGACCGCCCCGACGCGCGCATCAGCGCCGTCGTTGAGGAGACCATCGACCTGCTGCTCGACCTCGGCGGCGACGTCGAGGGCATCGACGTCGAGCGCCTCCTCGAGGTCCCCGTCGTCTACGCCTCGGCGAAGAACGGCCGCGCCTCGCTGAACCAGCCCGAGGACGGCGGTCTGCCGGACCACGAGGACCTCGTCCCGCTGTTCCAGACGATCATCGACACGATCCCCGCGCCGGTCTACGACCCCGAGACCCCGCTGCAGGCGCACGTCACCAACCTCGACGCCTCGCCGTTCCTCGGCCGCCTCGCGCTGCTGCGCATCTTCTCCGGTGAGCTGATCAAGGGCCAGCAGGTCGCGTGGTGCAAGCACGACGGCACCATCGAGCGGGTCAAGATCACCGAGCTCCTGGTCACCGAGGCCGTCACCCGCGTCCCCGGTGAGAAGGCCGGCCCCGGTGACATCGTCGCCGTCGCGGGCATCCCGGACATCACCATCGGCGAGACCCTGGCCGACCCGGACGACCCGCACCCGCTGCCGCTCATCACGGTCGACGAGCCCGCCATCTCGATGACCATCGGGATCAACACCTCCCCGATGGCCGGCCGGGTCAAGGGCGCGAAGGTCACCGCCCGTCTGGTGAAGGACCGCCTCGAGAAGGAACTGGTCGGCAACGTCTCGATCCGCGTCCTCCCGACCGAGCGTCCCGACGCGTGGGAGGTGCAGGGCCGCGGTGAGCTGGCGTTGGCCATTCTCGTCGAGCAGATGCGCCGCGAGGGCTACGAGCTGACCGTCGGCAAGCCGCAGGTCGTCACCCGCAAGGACGAGAACGGCAAGACCCTCGAACCCTTCGAGAACCTGACGATCGACTCCCCGGAGGAGTACCTGGGCGCGATCACCCAGCTGCTCGCCGCCCGCAAGGGCCGCATGGAGACGATGACCAACCACGGCACCGGCTGGGTGCGCATGGAGTTCTACGTCCCCTCGCGCGGGCTCATCGGCTTCCGCACCGAGTTCCTCACCGACACCCGCGGTACCGGCATCGCCCACGCGCTCTTCGCGCAGTACGACCACTGGGCCGGCGAGATCCGCACCCGTCAGTCCGGTTCGCTCGTCGCCGACCGCGCCGGGGCGGCCACCGCGTTCGCGATGACCAACCTGCAGGAACGTGGGCAGATGTTCATCGAGCCCACCTCCGAGGTGTACGAGGGCATGATCGTCGGCGAGAACTCCCGCGCCGATGACATGGACGTCAACATCACCAAGGAGAAGAAGCTCTCCAACATGCGTTCGTCCACCTCGGACGAGTTCGAGCGCCTCGTGCCCCCGCGTCACCTGTCGCTAGAGCAGTGCCTCGAGTTCTGCCGCGAGGACGAGTGCGTCGAGGTGACGCCGGAGTCCGTCCGCATCCGCAAGGTCGTCCTCGAGGCGAACATGCGCGCGAAGACGGCCTCCAAGGCCAAGAAGGCCTGA
- a CDS encoding BCCT family transporter — protein MSAPPEHRSGTSSPTSDGTLGARDLGRLKKPPVDRKTFAIAAGVVVLFLLVGAIWPTQLKSGADAVLEVVVGDFGWAFVLGATGFVVLALVLAFSRFGRIRLGRDEDRPEHSRASWIAMMFSAGMGIGLMFYGVTEPVTHLMTVPQNDAQAGSQDAAREAMNYSLFHWGLHPWAIYAVVGLALAYSSYRKERAGGFSAAFAPLLRGKRGKGAARVIDVFAIFATLFGSAVSLGLGAAQMNGGLTEVFGIPNSTTVKAIIIAVLTVCFILSAISGIERGIKWLSNTNMVLALVLLFFLFVVGPTVFMLNLIPASAGNYLAALPTMAFRTGAFGGTDWLSAWTLFYWAWWVSWTPFVGAFLAKISKGRTIREFIVGVMLIPTAVSLVWFSVLGGAAIDLQRKFVEGTGGADIAGIANQESQMFTFLQQFPWAGATSVLVVLLVAIFFVSGADASSIVMGSLSSYGVDEPQKWLVALWGGLMGLVAIVLFFAGGLEALQDITIIAAAPFLVIMVLMCVALVKDLTRDPAVTATKRRRGDTKDPRITAVDHDWESPVPVDESR, from the coding sequence ATGTCCGCACCGCCTGAACACCGATCCGGCACGTCTTCACCCACCTCCGACGGCACCCTGGGCGCCCGCGACCTCGGTCGCCTGAAGAAGCCTCCCGTCGACCGGAAGACCTTCGCGATCGCCGCGGGTGTGGTCGTGCTCTTCCTCCTCGTGGGGGCGATCTGGCCGACCCAGCTGAAGTCCGGCGCGGACGCCGTCCTCGAGGTCGTCGTCGGTGACTTCGGCTGGGCCTTCGTGCTCGGCGCGACCGGCTTCGTGGTCCTCGCCCTCGTCCTGGCCTTCAGCCGCTTCGGCCGCATCCGCCTCGGTCGCGACGAGGACCGCCCGGAGCACTCCCGGGCGTCGTGGATCGCGATGATGTTCTCCGCCGGCATGGGCATCGGGCTGATGTTCTACGGGGTGACCGAGCCCGTCACCCACCTCATGACCGTCCCGCAGAACGATGCGCAGGCCGGCTCGCAGGACGCGGCGCGCGAGGCGATGAACTACTCGCTCTTCCACTGGGGTCTGCACCCGTGGGCGATCTACGCCGTCGTGGGTCTCGCCCTGGCCTACTCCAGCTACCGCAAGGAACGGGCGGGTGGGTTCTCCGCCGCCTTCGCCCCGCTGCTGCGCGGCAAGCGCGGCAAGGGTGCGGCCCGGGTCATCGACGTGTTCGCGATCTTCGCGACGCTGTTCGGCTCGGCCGTCAGCCTCGGCCTCGGCGCCGCCCAGATGAACGGGGGCCTCACCGAGGTCTTCGGCATCCCGAACAGCACCACCGTGAAGGCGATCATCATCGCCGTCCTGACCGTCTGCTTCATCCTGTCCGCGATCAGCGGGATCGAGCGCGGCATCAAGTGGCTCTCCAACACCAACATGGTGCTGGCCCTGGTGCTGCTGTTCTTCCTCTTCGTCGTGGGCCCGACCGTCTTCATGCTCAACCTGATCCCGGCCTCCGCCGGGAACTACCTGGCGGCGCTGCCGACCATGGCCTTCCGCACGGGAGCCTTCGGCGGCACCGACTGGCTCAGCGCCTGGACGTTGTTCTACTGGGCGTGGTGGGTGTCGTGGACGCCCTTCGTCGGCGCCTTCCTGGCCAAGATCTCCAAGGGCCGCACCATCCGCGAGTTCATCGTCGGCGTCATGCTCATCCCGACCGCCGTCAGCCTCGTCTGGTTCTCCGTGCTGGGCGGTGCGGCGATCGACCTGCAGCGCAAGTTCGTCGAGGGCACCGGGGGTGCCGACATCGCGGGCATCGCCAACCAGGAGTCGCAGATGTTCACGTTCCTGCAGCAGTTCCCCTGGGCCGGGGCCACGTCGGTGCTGGTCGTCCTCCTCGTCGCGATCTTCTTCGTCTCCGGCGCCGACGCCTCCAGCATCGTCATGGGCTCGCTGAGCTCCTACGGCGTCGACGAACCGCAGAAGTGGCTCGTGGCGCTCTGGGGCGGGCTGATGGGGCTCGTCGCGATCGTGCTGTTCTTCGCCGGCGGGCTGGAAGCGTTGCAGGACATCACGATCATCGCAGCCGCCCCGTTCCTCGTCATCATGGTGCTGATGTGCGTGGCCCTGGTGAAGGACCTGACGCGCGACCCGGCCGTGACGGCCACGAAGCGTCGCCGCGGCGACACCAAGGACCCGCGGATCACGGCCGTCGACCACGACTGGGAGAGCCCGGTCCCCGTGGACGAGAGCCGCTGA
- a CDS encoding (deoxy)nucleoside triphosphate pyrophosphohydrolase — protein MRLVVGAAIVDSLEGPTRLLAARRSAPPALAGRWELPGGKVEAGETPLEALHRELREELGVRVELGSEVVHPDGAWPLSPDLQMRVWWAVLVDGTPEPLQDHDDLRWLPRGQWLGVDWLPGDVPLVSVMQGG, from the coding sequence GTGAGACTCGTGGTGGGCGCGGCGATCGTCGACTCCCTCGAGGGTCCCACCCGGCTGCTCGCCGCCCGCCGCAGCGCCCCGCCCGCCCTGGCCGGGCGGTGGGAACTCCCCGGCGGCAAGGTCGAGGCGGGGGAGACGCCGCTCGAGGCCCTGCACCGCGAACTGCGCGAGGAACTCGGCGTCCGCGTCGAGCTCGGCTCCGAGGTCGTCCACCCCGACGGCGCCTGGCCGCTGAGCCCGGACCTGCAGATGCGGGTCTGGTGGGCCGTCCTGGTCGACGGCACCCCCGAACCGTTGCAGGACCACGACGACCTGCGCTGGCTGCCCCGCGGGCAGTGGCTGGGCGTGGACTGGCTCCCCGGTGACGTCCCACTGGTGTCGGTGATGCAGGGCGGCTGA
- the mshB gene encoding N-acetyl-1-D-myo-inositol-2-amino-2-deoxy-alpha-D-glucopyranoside deacetylase — protein sequence MEQLDQPRRVLFVHAHPDDETIGSGATMARYAEAGAGVVLLTATRGELGEVIPPELAHLTPDELAEHRTGELATAMEALGVTDHRFLTRVDGSGYRDSGMVWLEPGRAGHAALSGDDVDPRSLAAADPEEVAADIATVLREVRPQVVVTYEPGGGYGHPDHVRVHEATMRALVLAAGDRRDGAAPWQVAKVYEIVQPEQPVREALRRLAEAGAAGAGDPDGPLPSVVVPAGEVTTVVDGTGQIPAKIAALRAHATQVSLDLDGDVPAMRLSNGVPQPIWPFEHYRLVHGVPAGPFDADGLETDLFAGVAPSS from the coding sequence ATGGAGCAGCTGGACCAGCCCCGTCGGGTGCTCTTCGTGCACGCCCACCCCGACGACGAGACCATCGGCAGCGGCGCCACGATGGCCCGCTACGCCGAGGCCGGGGCGGGGGTCGTGCTGCTCACGGCGACGCGCGGTGAGCTGGGTGAGGTCATCCCGCCCGAGCTGGCGCACCTGACCCCGGACGAGCTCGCCGAGCACCGCACGGGCGAGCTGGCGACGGCGATGGAGGCCCTCGGCGTCACCGACCACCGCTTCCTGACCCGCGTCGACGGCAGCGGCTACCGCGACTCCGGGATGGTGTGGCTGGAGCCGGGTCGAGCGGGTCACGCGGCGCTGTCCGGGGACGACGTCGACCCGCGGTCGCTCGCGGCGGCCGATCCCGAGGAGGTCGCCGCCGACATCGCGACCGTCCTGCGCGAGGTCCGTCCGCAGGTCGTCGTGACCTACGAACCGGGCGGCGGCTACGGCCACCCCGACCACGTCCGGGTGCACGAGGCGACCATGCGCGCCCTCGTGCTCGCGGCGGGTGACCGACGCGACGGTGCCGCCCCGTGGCAGGTGGCGAAGGTCTACGAGATCGTCCAACCGGAGCAGCCCGTTCGGGAAGCCCTGCGTCGCCTGGCCGAGGCCGGTGCGGCGGGTGCGGGGGACCCGGACGGGCCGCTGCCGAGCGTCGTCGTGCCGGCCGGCGAGGTCACCACCGTCGTCGACGGGACCGGCCAGATCCCGGCCAAGATCGCGGCGCTCCGCGCCCACGCCACCCAGGTCAGCCTCGACCTCGACGGTGACGTCCCGGCCATGCGGCTCAGCAACGGTGTGCCGCAACCGATCTGGCCGTTCGAGCACTACCGCCTGGTGCACGGCGTGCCCGCCGGCCCCTTCGACGCCGACGGCCTCGAGACCGACCTCTTCGCCGGCGTCGCCCCCTCCTCCTGA
- a CDS encoding NAD-dependent epimerase/dehydratase family protein gives MPTRVLVTGGSGFIAGHCILQLLAEGHEVRTTIRSPGREAAVRAVLQGAGTAHGEDLTFVAADLLEDAGWADATAGIDTVVHVASPVRPGHVEDEDDLIAPAREGTLRVLAAARDAGVRRIVLTSAFHAVSWGHPHDDHVFTEEDWTVIDGPGVDAYGRSKTLAERAAWEFAAANGLDLVTLLPVAVMGPVMGQDVSGANQIVQRLLTGAVPALPHLFFPIVDVRDVAAAHVLAVGSAEAAGQRFLLSDGPTLEFPEIAAILRSALGADADRVPTQVLPNDVVRAGADADPALRAMVPDLGYAKRTSNEKARRVLGWAPRPASEAVEAAGRSMVERGLV, from the coding sequence GTGCCCACCCGCGTTCTCGTCACCGGCGGTTCCGGCTTCATCGCCGGCCACTGCATCCTGCAGCTCCTGGCCGAGGGCCACGAGGTCCGCACCACGATTCGCTCCCCCGGTCGGGAGGCGGCCGTGCGCGCCGTGCTCCAGGGCGCCGGGACGGCGCACGGGGAGGACCTGACCTTCGTCGCGGCGGACCTGCTGGAGGACGCGGGCTGGGCCGACGCGACGGCGGGCATCGACACCGTCGTGCACGTCGCCTCCCCCGTCCGGCCCGGCCACGTCGAGGACGAGGACGACCTGATCGCCCCCGCCCGGGAGGGCACGCTGCGGGTGCTCGCCGCCGCCCGCGACGCCGGGGTTCGTCGGATCGTCCTGACGTCGGCCTTCCACGCGGTCAGCTGGGGCCACCCGCACGACGACCACGTCTTCACCGAGGAGGACTGGACGGTCATCGACGGCCCGGGCGTCGACGCCTACGGCAGGAGCAAGACCCTCGCCGAACGCGCCGCCTGGGAGTTCGCCGCCGCGAACGGCCTGGACCTCGTCACCCTGCTGCCGGTGGCGGTGATGGGACCGGTCATGGGGCAGGACGTCTCCGGCGCGAACCAGATCGTGCAGCGTCTGCTGACGGGCGCGGTGCCGGCGCTGCCGCACCTGTTCTTCCCGATCGTCGACGTGCGCGACGTCGCCGCCGCGCACGTCCTCGCCGTCGGCAGCGCGGAGGCCGCCGGACAGCGGTTCCTGCTCTCCGACGGCCCGACCCTGGAGTTCCCGGAGATCGCCGCGATCCTGCGCTCGGCCCTCGGGGCGGACGCCGACCGGGTCCCCACCCAGGTCCTGCCGAACGATGTCGTCCGGGCCGGCGCCGACGCCGACCCGGCGTTGCGGGCCATGGTGCCCGACCTCGGCTACGCGAAGCGGACCTCGAACGAGAAGGCCCGCCGAGTGCTCGGGTGGGCACCCCGACCCGCCTCCGAGGCCGTCGAGGCGGCGGGTCGGAGCATGGTCGAGCGCGGACTCGTGTGA
- a CDS encoding AAA family ATPase gives MAHVKHAPRTEKDPERGARPQPRTGRDSADVGRQRERNRRRRTRSLLMVVALLLLVVDLRLAFTGSVLPPLPSVDPIYVMVFVFFLAMIGLLLGQTLVSGRSPHVVYRPEQIDIGLDDVKGLAAVKEDVERSLDLFLAARTFRTQMGGRPRRGLLFEGSPGTGKTHMAKAMAREAGVPFLFVSATSFQSMWYGATARKLRSYFKALRKAARREGGAIGFIEEIDAIAGARGGMSAMTPVDADVATGIVGCGGLTNLAMSFPATGRTALRTERLASSEGASGVVNELLVQMQSFDEPTTSERLQGWFVDTANRFLPQHRWLQRPKSEPVEILLIAATNRADSLDPALLRPGRFDRRLSFGLPDKVGRRELVDHFLSRKAHEAPLDEDERRDALAGITNGYSPVMIESLLDEALVNAVRRGADGMNWSDVEQARLVTEVGLGQPVGYTDHEARLIATHEAGHATIAWLVAPQRRLEVLTIIKRANALGLLAHGDAEDVYTRSRSELAGLIKIAFGGQVAEEFFFGDVSTGPAGDLQSATQVAAQMVGSAGMAGTLVSFAAVQQGAFADGNLVSRVLGDSEGRRLVENLLTEQKEFVRELMDRNRHLVAALRDALLERHELIGHEITDVLEAAQAAHEAQSAPPRVIDLRDTTSGVVRGI, from the coding sequence GTGGCTCACGTGAAGCACGCCCCGCGGACCGAGAAGGACCCCGAACGCGGCGCGCGTCCGCAGCCCCGCACCGGACGGGACAGCGCGGACGTCGGTCGCCAGCGCGAGCGCAACCGCCGCCGCCGCACCCGGTCGCTGCTCATGGTCGTGGCCCTGCTGCTGCTCGTCGTCGACCTGCGCCTGGCCTTCACCGGCTCGGTCCTGCCGCCGCTGCCGAGCGTCGACCCGATCTACGTCATGGTCTTCGTCTTCTTCCTCGCCATGATCGGCCTGCTCCTCGGGCAGACGCTGGTCTCCGGCCGCTCGCCGCACGTCGTCTACCGCCCCGAGCAGATCGACATCGGCCTCGACGACGTCAAGGGTCTGGCCGCGGTCAAGGAGGACGTCGAGCGCAGCCTCGACCTGTTCCTCGCGGCCCGCACCTTCCGGACGCAGATGGGCGGACGGCCCCGGCGCGGACTCCTGTTCGAGGGCTCGCCCGGCACCGGCAAGACGCACATGGCCAAGGCGATGGCCCGCGAGGCGGGCGTCCCCTTCCTCTTCGTCTCCGCGACCAGCTTCCAGTCGATGTGGTACGGCGCGACGGCCCGCAAGCTCCGCTCCTACTTCAAGGCCCTGCGCAAGGCGGCCCGTCGTGAGGGCGGCGCCATCGGGTTCATCGAGGAGATCGACGCCATCGCCGGCGCCCGCGGCGGCATGAGCGCCATGACGCCCGTGGACGCCGACGTCGCCACCGGGATCGTCGGCTGCGGGGGGCTCACCAACCTCGCGATGTCCTTCCCCGCCACGGGCCGGACGGCGCTGCGGACGGAACGCCTGGCCAGCAGCGAAGGCGCCAGCGGCGTCGTCAACGAACTGCTCGTGCAGATGCAGTCCTTCGACGAACCCACCACGTCCGAGCGGCTGCAGGGCTGGTTCGTCGACACCGCCAACCGGTTCCTGCCCCAGCACCGCTGGCTGCAGCGGCCGAAGAGCGAACCCGTCGAGATCCTGCTCATCGCCGCGACCAACCGCGCCGACTCCCTCGACCCGGCCCTGCTGCGTCCCGGCCGTTTCGACCGTCGGCTCAGCTTCGGCCTGCCGGACAAGGTCGGCCGCCGGGAGCTCGTCGACCACTTCCTGTCCCGCAAGGCCCACGAGGCCCCGCTCGACGAGGACGAACGTCGTGACGCGCTCGCCGGGATCACCAACGGGTACTCGCCGGTGATGATCGAGAGCCTGCTCGACGAGGCCCTCGTCAACGCCGTCCGTCGCGGTGCCGACGGGATGAACTGGAGCGACGTCGAGCAGGCCCGCCTGGTGACCGAGGTCGGCCTCGGCCAGCCCGTCGGCTACACCGACCACGAGGCGCGGCTCATCGCGACCCACGAAGCCGGACACGCCACGATCGCCTGGCTCGTCGCCCCGCAGCGCCGCCTCGAGGTCCTCACGATCATCAAGCGCGCCAACGCGTTGGGGCTGCTCGCCCACGGTGACGCCGAGGACGTCTACACCCGTTCCCGCAGCGAACTCGCCGGGCTGATCAAGATCGCGTTCGGCGGTCAGGTCGCCGAGGAGTTCTTCTTCGGCGACGTCTCGACCGGCCCGGCCGGCGACCTGCAGTCCGCGACGCAGGTCGCGGCGCAGATGGTCGGTTCGGCGGGAATGGCCGGGACCCTGGTCTCGTTCGCCGCCGTCCAGCAGGGCGCGTTCGCCGACGGGAACCTCGTCTCCCGCGTCCTCGGCGACTCCGAGGGGCGGCGACTGGTGGAGAACCTGCTGACCGAGCAGAAGGAGTTCGTCCGCGAACTCATGGACCGCAACCGCCACCTGGTGGCGGCGCTGCGCGACGCGCTGCTGGAACGGCACGAACTCATCGGTCACGAGATCACCGACGTGCTCGAGGCGGCGCAGGCCGCCCACGAGGCGCAGTCCGCACCGCCGCGGGTCATCGACCTGCGCGACACCACCTCCGGCGTCGTCCGGGGGATCTAG
- a CDS encoding acyl-CoA dehydrogenase family protein, producing MSTTLEPTVEPDVRERFSPLLQRIAAGTVTREQDHELPRDQVRELLDAGFGRLRIPVEEGGGGLDLVEFTDLLVDLAAADSNLPQIFRGHIAWVEQVLSLPVGEYRSRWIARLVAGEMVGNSWSEVGDGVTGEQQTIVTTRDGRTAISGRKYYTTGTIYADWTDATARRRLPDGTHEVVTALVPVRGRGVRVSDDWDGFGQQLTGTGTLELDDVEIAADDVSPFTTRFRYQTALYQLVLLAVHAGIAAAVERDTGHEVRTRTRSYTHGLAPLVRNDAQVLSVVGEISSIAFTARSVTRAAAQAVQSAADTAHLPGTAADRAANVEAEIRTAQAQVVLSESVPRAATLLFNTLGASGTSRARDLDRHWRNARTVASHNPVIYKQRIVGDWSVNGTEPPFVWDVGTHASVDPAAGR from the coding sequence GTGAGCACCACCCTGGAACCCACTGTCGAACCCGATGTGCGGGAACGTTTCTCGCCGCTGCTGCAACGGATCGCGGCCGGCACCGTGACGCGCGAGCAGGACCACGAACTGCCACGGGACCAGGTCCGGGAACTCCTCGACGCCGGGTTCGGCCGGTTGCGCATCCCCGTCGAGGAGGGTGGTGGCGGTCTCGACCTCGTCGAGTTCACCGACCTGCTGGTCGACCTCGCGGCCGCCGACTCGAACCTGCCGCAGATCTTCCGCGGCCACATCGCCTGGGTGGAGCAGGTCCTGAGCCTGCCGGTGGGGGAGTACCGCTCGCGCTGGATCGCGCGGCTGGTCGCGGGGGAGATGGTCGGGAACTCCTGGAGCGAGGTCGGTGACGGGGTCACCGGCGAGCAGCAGACGATCGTCACCACCCGGGACGGGCGCACCGCGATCTCGGGCCGGAAGTACTACACGACCGGCACGATCTACGCCGACTGGACCGACGCGACCGCCCGCCGGCGGCTGCCGGACGGGACCCACGAGGTCGTGACCGCGCTGGTCCCCGTCCGGGGCCGGGGGGTTCGCGTCTCCGACGACTGGGACGGTTTCGGGCAGCAGCTCACCGGGACCGGGACCCTCGAGCTCGACGACGTCGAGATCGCCGCCGACGACGTCTCCCCGTTCACCACCCGGTTCCGCTACCAGACCGCGCTGTACCAACTCGTCCTGCTGGCCGTGCACGCCGGGATCGCCGCGGCGGTCGAACGCGACACCGGGCACGAGGTCCGCACCCGGACCCGCAGCTACACCCACGGGTTGGCCCCTCTCGTCAGGAACGACGCCCAGGTGCTGTCGGTGGTGGGTGAGATCTCCTCGATCGCGTTCACCGCCCGCTCGGTGACCCGCGCTGCGGCGCAGGCGGTCCAGTCCGCCGCCGACACGGCACACCTGCCGGGGACGGCGGCGGACCGGGCGGCGAACGTCGAGGCCGAGATCCGGACCGCCCAGGCCCAGGTCGTGCTCTCGGAGTCCGTCCCGCGCGCCGCGACGCTGCTCTTCAACACCCTCGGCGCGTCGGGCACCTCGCGGGCCCGCGACCTCGACCGGCACTGGCGCAACGCCCGCACGGTCGCCTCGCACAACCCGGTGATCTACAAGCAGCGGATCGTCGGCGACTGGTCGGTCAACGGCACCGAACCGCCGTTCGTGTGGGACGTCGGCACCCACGCCTCGGTGGATCCCGCGGCCGGGCGCTAG